Proteins co-encoded in one Brassica rapa cultivar Chiifu-401-42 chromosome A02, CAAS_Brap_v3.01, whole genome shotgun sequence genomic window:
- the LOC103852072 gene encoding ABC transporter G family member 8 — protein sequence MKTPPPQSSETKAYTLTTSSVSYTQPKTSLSLLRLAATEPPSFILRNITLTAHPSEILAVVGPSGAGKSTLLDILASKTSPTSGSILLNSVPINPSSYRKISSYVPQHDSFFPLLTVSETFSFAARLLLPNPSDVPQTVSSLLSELNLTHLSNTRLAQGLSGGERRRVSIGLTLLHDPCFLLLDEPTSGLDSKSAFDVVNILKSIAVSRQRTVILSIHQPSFKILSIIDRLLLLSQGTVAYHGRLDSLEGFLLSKGFTVPPQLNSLEYAMEVLQELRESDGNTDVITLPSTENRIERQKQSIVRYRKSRITEICLLSLRFWKIIYRTRQLLLTNALEALVVGLVLGTIYINIGIGKEGIEKRFGLFAFTLTFLLSSTTETLPIFINERPILLRETSSGVYRLSSHILANTLVFLPYLFVISIIYSASVYFLVGLCPTWQAFGYFVLVIWVIVLMANSFVLFLSSLAPNYIAGTSLVTVLLAAFFLFSGYFISKESLPKYWLFMYFISMYKYALDALLINEYSCLASKCLVWYEEAQGKVCLVNGGDVLEKKGLHEKHRWFNVYVLLGFFVLYRVLCFLALLRRVSGSKR from the coding sequence ATGAAAACTCCTCCGCCGCAGTCGTCGGAGACGAAGGCCTACACACTAACCACCTCTTCAGTCTCCTACACCCAACCAaagacctctctctctctccttcgcTTAGCCGCCACTGAGCCACCTTCCTTTATCCTCCGCAACATCACCCTCACCGCTCATCCCTCCGAGATCCTCGCCGTCGTTGGCCCCTCCGGCGCCGGAAAATCAACTCTCCTAGACATTCTCGCCTCTAAAACCTCCCCAACCTCCGGCTCAATCCTCTTAAACTCGGTTCCCATAAACCCTTCCTCTTACCGCAAAATCTCCTCTTACGTTCCTCAGCACGACTCTTTTTTCCCTCTCCTCACCGTCTCCGAAACCTTCTCCTTCGCCGCACGTCTCTTGCTCCCAAACCCATCAGATGTCCCTCAAACCGTAAGCTCTCTTCTCTCAGAACTTAACCTAACGCACCTCTCTAACACAAGACTCGCTCAGGGCTTGTCCGGTGGAGAAAGAAGAAGGGTGTCTATAGGTTTAACCCTACTTCACGACCCTTGCTTTCTACTCCTCGACGAACCCACTTCCGGTTTAGACAGTAAATCTGCTTTTGATGTTGTCAACATTCTCAAATCCATAGCTGTATCAAGACAACGGACCGTGATCTTGTCCATTCACCAACCTAGCTTCAAGATTCTCTCTATCATTGATCGACTCTTACTTCTTTCACAAGGAACTGTTGCGTACCATGGAAGGCTTGACTCTCTGGAAGGTTTCTTGCTCTCCAAGGGATTTACCGTCCCTCCTCAGCTCAACTCTCTCGAATACGCCATGGAAGTACTTCAAGAACTCCGTGAATCCGATGGAAACACCGATGTTATCACTCTCCCTTCGACCGAGAACCGAATAGAGAGACAAAAACAAAGTATAGTTCGATATAGAAAATCAAGAATCACAGAGATATGCCTTCTTTCGTTAAGATTCTGGAAGATCATATACCGGACAAGACAGCTGCTTCTGACCAATGCATTAGAAGCACTTGTGGTTGGTCTTGTCTTAGGAACTATTTACATCAACATCGGAATAGGCAAAGAAGGTATCGAGAAGAGGTTCGGTCTCTTCGCCTTCACACTCACGTTTCTCCTCTCTTCAACAACCGAAACCCTCCCTATCTTCATCAACGAGCGTCCTATTCTTCTCAGAGAGACTTCAAGTGGTGTTTATAGACTCTCCTCGCACATTCTTGCCAACACACTCGTTTTCTTGCCTTATTTGTTTGTTATCTCAATCATTTACTCTGCTTCTGTCTATTTCCTCGTCGGTCTCTGCCCTACATGGCAAGCTTTTGGGTACTTTGTCCTGGTGATATGGGTCATTGTCCTAATGGCTAACTCTTTTGTTCTCTTCTTGAGCTCTCTTGCTCCAAATTACATTGCGGGAACCTCTCTTGTGACGGTTCTTTTAGCGGCCTTCTTCTTGTTCTCCGGTTACTTCATTTCCAAGGAGAGTCTGCCCAAGTATTGGCTTTTCATGTACTTCATCTCGATGTATAAGTATGCGTTGGATGCGCTTCTTATAAACGAGTACTCGTGTTTGGCTTCCAAGTGTTTGGTCTGGTATGAGGAAGCTCAAGGGAAGGTATGCTTGGTTAATGGTGGTGACGTGTTGGAGAAGAAAGGGCTTCATGAGAAACATAGATGGTTTAATGTTTATGTTCTGTTAGGGTTCTTCGTACTTTATCGTGTGTTGTGTTTTCTTGCCCTCCTTAGAAGGGTTTCAGGTTCCAAGAGGTAa
- the LOC103852073 gene encoding probable NADH dehydrogenase [ubiquinone] 1 alpha subcomplex subunit 5, mitochondrial, with protein sequence MFLRAIGRPLLAKAKQTTGIVGLDVVPNARAVLIDLYSKTLKEIQAVPEDEGYRKAVESFTRHRLNVCKEEEDWEAIEKRLGCGQVEELIEEAQDELTLIAKMIEWDPWGVPDDYECEVIENDAPIPKHVPQHRPGPLPEDFYRTLEGLLSESKTKIPAASSADPQLEK encoded by the exons ATGTTCTTACGAGCAATCGGACGGCCACTGTTGGCCAAAGCGAAGCAGACGACAGGGATCGTCGGGCTTGACGTAGTACCGAACGCGAGGGCGGTGCTGATCGATCTCTACAGCAAAACCCTAAAGGAGATCCAAGCGGTGCCGGAGGATGAAGGATACCGAAAAGCGGTGGAATCGTTCACGCGCCACCGTCTCAATGTGTGTAAAGAAGAGGAAGACTGGGAGGCGATCGAGAAGCGTCTTGGCTGCGGTCAAGTAGAGGAGCTCATCGAAGAGGCCCAAGATGAGCTCACACTCATTGCCAAAATGATCG AATGGGACCCTTGGGGTGTTCCAGATGACTACGAATGCGAAGTAATTGAGAACGATGCGCCGATTCCAAAGCACGTTCCTCAGCACCGACCTGGTCCTCTTCCTGAGGACTTCTACAGAACCCTTGAAGGTCTTCTTTCAGAGTCCAAAACAAAAATCCCAGCTGCTAGCTCTGCTGATCCACAGTTGGAGAAGTAA
- the LOC103852074 gene encoding probable WRKY transcription factor 27: MSEDWDLFAVVRSCSSSVSTATINTNSRGGDEGRANCKQHDLPPLFQHIHGDISRESSSCNELQDSCKPFLPVTTTWSSPLPPPPVVSSAPNILMKQEQGLIESQDQKPPLGTRVFPPPTTISSSSSVFVFRGQRDHLLQQQPQAPLRSRKRKNQQKRTICHVTQENLSSDMWAWRKYGQKPIKGSPYPRNYYRCSSSKGCLARKQVERSNLDPNIFIVTYTGEHTHPRPTHRNSLAGSTRNKSQPVNPPPKPDHPSGQTVSGVKEEIHLSPTTPLKENDDVQGTNGEEVVNMEEDEELDEEEDDDDDVDDLLIPNFSVRDRDDLFFAGNFPSWSAGSAGDGGG, translated from the exons ATGTCTGAGGATTGGGATCTCTTCGCCGTTGTCCGAAGCTGCAGCTCTTCTGTTTCCACGGCTACTATAAACACCAACTCTCGAGGTGGTGACGAGGGAAGAGCGAACTGCAAGCAACACGATCTTCCTCCTCTGTTCCAACACATCCATGGAGACATAAGCAGAGAGTCTTCTTCTTGCAACGAGCTACAAGATTCTTGCAAACCCTTTTTACCCGTTACCACTACTTGGtcttctcctcttcctcctcctcctgtagTTTCATCAGCTCCTAATATCTTAATGAAACAAGAACAAGGGCTCATCGAATCACAAGATCAGAAACCTCCTCTTGGTACTAGGGTTTTCCCACCTCCCACAaccatttcttcttcctcttctgtcTTTGTTTTCAGAGGTCAACGTGACCACCTTCTTCAACAACAACCCCAAGCTCCTCTTCGATCTAGAAAAAG aaaaaatcagcaaaagagAACCATATGTCATGTAACTCAAGAAAATCTCTCTTCGGATATGTGGGCATGGCGTAAATACGGTCAAAAACCAATCAAAGGCTCTCCTTATCCAAG GAATTATTACAGATGCAGTAGCTCAAAAGGATGTTTAGCTCGAAAGCAAGTTGAAAGAAGCAACTTGGACCCGAACATCTTCATCGTTACTTACACCGGAGAACACACTCATCCTCGCCCTACTCACCGGAACTCTCTCGCCGGCAGTACTCGCAACAAATCTCAACCCGTTAACCCGCCTCCGAAACCCGACCACCCCTCGGGTCAAACAGTTTCTGGAGTAAAAGAAGAGATTCATCTTTCTCCGACTACACCGTTGAAAGAAAACGACGACGTTCAAGGAACAAACGGAGAGGAAGTAGTCAACAtggaagaagacgaagagttagatgaagaggaagatgatgatgatgacgtggATGATCTTTTGATACCGAATTTCTCGGTGAGAGATCGAGATGATTTGTTCTTCGCTGGAAACTTTCCCTCTTGGTCCGCCGGGTCCGCCGGGGACGGTGGTGGATGA
- the LOC103852075 gene encoding notchless protein homolog, whose amino-acid sequence MNMETSQAGMGNNTVMCLLTDPEGTNLGSAMYIPQTAGPLQLTQLVNRFLNNEEMLPYSFYVSDEELLVPVGTYLENNNVSVETVLTIVYQQQAVFRIRPVNRCSQTIAGHAEAVLCVSFSPDGKQLASGSGDTTVRLWDLYTETPLFTCKGHRNWVLSIAWSPDGKHLVSGSKSGEICCWNPKKGELDGNPLTGHKKWITGISWEPVHLSSPCRRFVTSSKDGDARIWDVTLKKTLICLSGHTLAVTCVKWGGDGIIYTGSQDCTIKMWETTQGKLIRELKGHGHWVNSLALSTEYVLRTGAFDHTGRQYPPNEEMKKALERYNQAKGDSPERLVSGSDDFTMFLWEPSVSKQPKKRLTGHQQLVNHVYFSPDGKWIASASFDRSVRLWNGVTGQFVTAFRGHVGPVYQVSWSADSRLLLSGSKDSTLKIWEIRTRTLKQDLPGHADEVFAVDWSPDGEKVVSGGKDKVLKLWKG is encoded by the exons ATGAACATGGAGACGAGCCAAGCAGGGATGGGGAACAACACGGTGATGTGTCTGTTAACAGACCCAGAAGGAACGAACTTAGGTTCCGCCATGTATATTCCTCAGACCGCTGGTCCTTTGCAGCTTACTCAGCTCGTCAACAGGTTCCTCAACAAC GAGGAGATGTTGCCTTACAGTTTCTATGTATCAGACGAAGAGCTTCTTGTTCCTGTTGGAACTTACTTGGAGAATAACAACG TGTCTGTGGAGACGGTGTTGACCATAGTTTATCAACAACAAGCTGTGTTTCGAATTCGTCCAGTTAACCGCTGCTCACAAACTATTGCTG GTCATGCGGAAGCTGTTCTTTGTGTTTCGTTTAGTCCTGACGGTAAGCAGCTAGCAAGTGGCTCAGGTGATACAACTGTCCGGCTTTGGGATCTCTACACTGAGACTCCATTGTTTACTTGCAAAG GACACAGGAACTGGGTACTCTCAATTGCTTGGTCTCCAGATGGCAAGCATCTTGTGAGTGGGAGTAAATCAGGTGAAATCTGCTGTTGGAATCCAAAGAAGGGAGAGCTAGACGGCAATCCACTTACA GGTCACAAGAAATGGATTACTGGTATCTCGTGGGAGCCAGTCCACCTTAGTTCACCATGCCGTCGGTTTGTAACTTCTAGCAAAGATGGGGATGCAAGGATTTGGGATGTTACACTGAAGAAAACTTTGATTTGTCTCAGTGGACACACACTTGCTGTGACTTGTGTCAAATGGGGCGGAGACGGGATTATCTATACAGG tTCCCAAGATTGTACGATAAAGATGTGGGAGACTACTCAGGGGAAGCTCATTCGTGAGTTGAAG GGTCATGGACATTGGGTTAACTCCCTTGCATTGAGCACAGAATACGTTCTTCGAACAGGAGCTTTTGACCACACTGGAAGACAGTATCCTCCAAATGAAGAAATGAAAAAG GCGCTAGAAAGATACAACCAAGCAAAAGGGGATTCCCCAGAAAGATTAGTCTCAGGTTCTGATGATTTCACTATGTTCCTTTGGGAACCATCTGTTAGCAAACAACCTAAAAAGCGCTTGACCGGTCATCAACAG CTTGTAAATCATGTGTATTTCTCACCTGATGGGAAATGGATTGCAAGTGCTTCATTCGATAGATCAGTTAGGTTATGGAACGGTGTCACAGGACAATTCGTTACAGCTTTCCGTGGCCATGTTGGGCCTGTTTATCAAGTCAGTTGGTCTGCAGACAGTAGATTGCTCTTGAGTGGCAGTAAAGACTCTACTCTCAAG ATTTGGGAAATTAGGACGAGAACGTTAAAACAAGATCTTCCTGGTCATGCAGATGAG GTTTTTGCTGTGGATTGGAGTCCAGATGGTGAGAAAGTAGTCTCTGGTGGTAAAGATAAAGTTTTGAAGCTATGGAAGGGTTAA
- the LOC103852077 gene encoding protein SAR DEFICIENT 4 codes for MASLPVFIPAKLFPSILSHETLINHFQTNLPRHSSAITSPVRQNHIVSPPSSLLLMPSWSSSPSLPYMGVKLVTYFPHNSSQNLPGIHGSYTLFSSTTGQTLASMDGTVLTLYRTSSVSGLGSKILARDDSQVLIMVGSGALAPHLIKSHLAAKPSLRRVIIWNRTPQKAQDLAETLSKDSQHSEISFESHHSLDELIPLGDIISCATNSTVPLVKGELLKPGTHLDLVGSFSHEMKECDDDAIKRGRVFVDNDTALVEAGELVGAFERGVITREEICGNLVELIKGEKEGRKSASEINVFKSVGSGTVDLLAAQLVYETYLSSS; via the coding sequence ATGGCTTCACTCCCAGTTTTCATTCCGGCCAAGTTGTTTCCTTCGATCCTCTCACATGAAACCTTGATCAATCACTTTCAGACCAATCTTCCCAGACATTCCTCAGCAATAACAAGCCCTGTCCGCCAAAACCACATCGTTTCGCCACCTTCTTCTCTCCTACTCATGCCTTCTTGgtcatcttctccttctctcCCTTACATGGGCGTCAAGCTCGTCACATATTTCCCTCATAACTCCTCTCAGAACTTACCAGGCATCCATGGATCCTACACACTCTTCAGCTCCACCACAGGACAAACCTTAGCTTCAATGGACGGTACCGTTTTAACCCTTTACCGCACTTCCTCTGTTTCAGGCCTAGGCTCCAAAATCCTAGCTAGAGACGATAGTCAGGTGCTGATCATGGTTGGTTCCGGTGCTCTGGCGCCACATCTGATCAAATCTCACCTTGCTGCGAAACCAAGTTTGAGAAGAGTGATCATATGGAACAGAACCCCTCAAAAGGCTCAGGATTTAGCTGAAACTCTCTCTAAGGACTCTCAGCACAGCGAGATCTCATTCGAGAGCCACCATTCGTTAGATGAGCTCATTCCTCTTGGAGATATCATAAGCTGTGCAACAAACTCAACAGTTCCATTGGTCAAAGGTGAGTTGTTGAAACCCGGAACACATCTTGACCTTGTTGGATCTTTTAGCCATGAGATGAAGGAATGTGATGATGACGCGATCAAGAGAGGGAGAGTGTTCGTGGATAACGACACTGCGTTGGTAGAGGCGGGAGAGCTGGTGGGAGCGTTTGAGAGAGGAGTGATTACGAGAGAAGAGATTTGTGGGAACTTGGTTGAGTTGATAAAGGGAGAGAAAGAAGGGAGAAAGAGTGCAAGTGAAATAAATGTGTTCAAGTCTGTTGGTTCGGGAACTGTAGATCTCTTAGCTGCACAACTTGTTTATGAGACGTATCTCAGTAGTTCTTAA
- the LOC103852076 gene encoding DNA-directed primase/polymerase protein has protein sequence MAKKLSGKTTMDDVDRLFQCFKCGISPPASAMREKKRSKKMSNPDNNTPPGTRKSLQTTSLSGKRNQIDASPSLDSLSGSSNVQKTIGRQFSPVVFYGSPNGVPPKRPLSLLRLLREIRIDLTEERKAISRKQVWATFPRQDEAVKFVKRHESARVFSYQDHFSGQRRFLVSTYEEFWNRYKSMDPRRRHHYEVIQEGLPCHMYFDLEFSQKENEGKDVDEMVDILISVILEALHEKYAIEGQEEWIVELDSSTKDKFSRHLIVIIPKVAFKDNLHVGAFVGELCSRIVSTKEKDERLRKLFVHKEANDSASLLFVDTAVYSRNRCFRLALSSKAGKTSVLLPTGRFKCKDMTEQDVFMSSLICNVTSDCEKLLVCKMESDCMKTLCFDTEVNNNSIVRDQRAHKFQVDACTSDMSTSYFGGKSPFPLVDQFVESTASTGDVSGKIRCWYWFSEDSLIVYSMLRNRYCERIGREHKSNHVMYIVDIRRGIYYQKCYDPDCRDYRSPIRPVPDSCLPEDIVYDQGEAQNVSNNLYLEGESYIDDEREPDSASSRDSWWLEAAKIADDLESKPKTLEPHTLESFEEDDDWWIAVEESLQGISSLRNSPKCPLI, from the exons ATGGCGAAGAAACTAAGCGGGAAGACGACCATGGATGACGTAGATCGATTGTTTCAGTGTTTCAAGTGTGGAATCTCTCCTCCTG CCTCTGCTATGAGAGAAAAGAAACGGAGCAAAAAGATGTCGAATCCCGATAACAACACTCCTCCTGGGACCCGCAAGAGCTTGCAGACAACTTCTTTGTCTGGAAAAAGAAACCAGATTGATGCAAGTCCCAGTCTTGACTCCCTT TCTGGTTCCAGTAATGTACAGAAGACTATTGGGAGACAGTTCTCACCAGTTGTATTCTACGGCTCTCCCAATGGCGTTCCTCCCAAAAGGCCCTTGAGTTTGTTAAGGCTGTTGCGCGAGATACGTATTGATCTCACTGAAGAAAGGAAAGCAATCTCCAG GAAACAAGTTTGGGCTACGTTCCCTCGGCAAGATGAAGCGGTTAAGTTTGTAAAGAGGCATGAGAGCGCGCGGGTTTTTAGTTATCAAGATCATTTCAGTGGCCAGAGAAGGTTTCTTGTTTCAACTTATGAAGAATTCTGGAACAG ATACAAATCTATGGATCCAAGGCGTCGGCACCATTAtgaagtgattcaagag GGACTGCCATGCCATATGTACTTTGATTTGGAGTTCAGTCAGAAAGAAAACGAAGGAAAAGATGTGGATGAAATGGTAGATATATTGATATCAGTCATTCTAGAAGCATTGCATGAGAAATATGCTATTGAAGGACAAGAGGAGTGGATAGTAGAGCTTGATTCCTCTACTAAAG ATAAGTTCTCTCGGCATTTAATTGTCATCATTCCAAAGGTTGCTTTCAAGGACAACTTACACGTTGGTGCTTTTGTAGGAGAG CTATGCTCACGGATAGTAAGCACAAAGGAAAAAGATGAGAGGTTACGCAAGTTGTTTGTTCACAAAGAGGCTAATGATTCGGCATCCCTACTTTTTGTGGATACTGCTGTTTACTCGAGAAACCGTTGCTTCCGTCTTGCATTATCATCCAAAGCTGGAAAGACGTCGGTACTTTTACCTACAGGACGCTTCAAATGTAAGGATATG ACCGAACAAGATGTATTCATGTCATCCTTAATCTGCAACGTGACATCAGATTGTGAGAAGCTTCTGGTTTGCAAAATGGAGTCAGACTGTATGAAGACACTTTGCTTTGACACTGAG GTGAACAATAACAGTATTGTAAGAGACCAGAGAGCTCATAAATTCCAAGTGGATGCTTGCACAAGTGACATGTCAACATCGTACTTCGGGGGCAAGTCCCCGTTCCCGCTCGTAGACCAATTCGTAGAATCCACTGCTTCCACCGGGGATGTCTCAG GTAAGATAAGGTGCTGGTACTGGTTTTCAGAAGATAGCCTGATTGTGTACAGCATGTTGAGAAATAGATACTGCGAACGCATTGGCAGGGAACATAAAAGCAATCATG TGATGTACATTGTTGACATCAGAAGGGGGATCTATTATCAGAAGTGCTATGATCCAGATTGTCGAG ATTATAGATCTCCTATACGTCCAGTTCCAGATAGTTGTTTACCTGAAGATATAGTTTACGACCAAGGGGAGGCACAAAATGTATCTAATAATCTTTACCTAGAAGGAGAAAGTTACATTGATGACGAACGCGAACCAGATAGTGCTTCCAGCAGAGACTCATGGTGGCTTGAAGCAGCTAAAATTGCAGATGATCTTGAAAGCAAACCCAAGACACTGGAACCACACACCTTG GAAAGTTTCGAGGAAGATGATGACTGGTGGATAGCTGTAGAAGAGTCCCTACAAGGAATCTCATCTCTACGTAATTCCCCAAAATGCCCTTTGATTTAG
- the LOC103852078 gene encoding heavy metal-associated isoprenylated plant protein 13, whose translation MTAQKSVLQLSVHEERIRKKAWVAVSRFSGVTSIEMDDKTGRMTVVGEVDVPRIVKKLRKICTAELVTVEVVKPPEKKPEPKKSEDFVAYPFSINYPYPYHSYHQPYCYCNCGGGTK comes from the exons ATGACCGCGCAG AAATCTGTGTTACAATTGAGTGTTCATGAAGAAAGAATTAGGAAGAAAGCGTGGGTGGCCGTTTCTAGGTTTTCAG GGGTTACTTCGATAGAAATGGATGACAAAACCGGGAGAATGACGGTAGTTGGTGAAGTTGATGTACCGAGAATCGTGAAGAAGCTAAGGAAGATATGTACTGCAGAGCTTGTTACAGTTGAAGTTGTTAAACCGCCTGAGAAAAAGCCTGAACCGAAGAAATCGGAAGATTTTGTTGCCTATCCATTTTCGATTAACTACCCGTACCCATACCATTCGTACCATCAACCATACTGTTATTGTAATTGTGGTGGAGGAACCAAATAA
- the LOC103852079 gene encoding uncharacterized protein PAM68-like, with translation MRALLCSHHSPPLSFLPRTILKSKPQDPKTLISSNNRIRYESKLHASPKGFQPSKNSEKPGKSKPDPEDDPPIPQEVFERMMGRIVVSVGTPLGLGVAVLKLLDILKDKNVWDVPLWVPFFTTLVTFGASALGIAYGSLSTNLDPTKTNSLFGLEEAKENWVEMWKEDQ, from the coding sequence ATGAGAGCTCTCTTGTGCTCACACCACTCACCACCATTATCATTTCTCCCAAGAACAATTCTCAAAAGCAAACCTCAAGATCCAAAAACCCTAATCTCTAGCAACAACAGGATCAGATATGAATCTAAGCTCCACGCTAGCCCTAAGGGGTTTCAGCCTTCTAAAAACTCTGAAAAGCCTGGTAAGTCAAAGCCCGACCCGGAAGACGACCCGCCGATACCTCAAGAAGTGTTCGAGAGGATGATGGGGAGGATCGTGGTGTCTGTGGGGACACCACTGGGATTGGGAGTGGCAGTATTGAAACTACTTGATATTTTGAAGGATAAAAACGTCTGGGACGTGCCTTTGTGGGTTCCATTTTTTACCACGCTCGTGACCTTTGGTGCGTCTGCGCTTGGGATCGCATATGGGAGCTTGTCCACAAACCTAGATCCCACCAAGACTAACTCTCTTTTCGGACTCGAAGAGGCAAAGGAGAACTGGGTAGAGATGTGGAAAGAAGATCAGTAA